The sequence TCGCCCACCATCACCAAGCCCAACGCATCGATCCTGATGGAAATGGGCCGCCGCATGGACGAATGGCGGGTCATCAGCCAGAAGATCACATCCCTGGATCTCTATCCCATCTCGATGCTCCTTCCGGGGGAGACGCCGACGGGCGTGAATCCTAGGGAAGCCAAGCTCCTGGGCATCGTCACGGGCTGGTATTCCGTGGCGGAGCTGGCCGAGGTGACCCAGAAACCCGTCCTCACCGTGGCCAAGGATCTCTACGGCCTGGCCATGGCAGGGCACATCACGCTGAAGGGCGTCCGGTCCGGTAAACGGCCCGTCATCGATGTGCCCAATGCCCCTGCCGCTCAACCGGAGCCCGCGGCCGAACCGGTCCAAGCTTCAAGCGAACCCCCGAAACAAGAAGCGCCCCAAGGTTTCCCGCTCGCCGAGGATTCAGGCGCTTTCCCAAGCGCCATCGCGTCGGGCCCGATTTCCACGCCCCCCCCCGTTTCCGCTGCTCCTACCCATCACATCACCGTGCCGGCTCCCCCCATGGACCCGGTCCGGATGGCCAAATACACGGCCTTCACGCAGCGCATATCGGTCACCGCCAAACAGGTATTGCCGGTAGAACACCATGAGATGGTGAACCGCCTCCAAGCCAAGGCCACCCAGTCCCTTCTCAGCGGCGGCGGCCCCGATGCCGTCAAGGAGATGGCCCTCGGCGTTTCACGCTCCGCGGTGGATGCTGGAGCGGACGCGGAACTTGTGAAGTCCTTGAATGCACAATTGAAGGCGCTCTTCTCGAGCAAATAAAAGGAACCCTTATGCGCCACCGTGGATTATTGGGCCTCGCCGGGGCTCTGCTGGCTATTGTATTCCTGGGACTGGCCTGCGTGGACGTGCCCGGCGGCGGAACCACCGGCGGTACGGTGCTCTACGCCTACGACAACAATGCGCACCAGCTCATCGCATGGGACGCCAGCGCTTTCTACGAGAGCGACAGTCCCACCACGCTGAAGGTCGTGGGCAGCAGCGTCTTCGAGAACAAGATCGGAAATCTGTCCTGGGGCGGCCTCTGCATCGATTCCAGCAAGAACCAGCTCTACCTCGTGAACGAGGCCACCGGAGATGTGGTGCGGGTGAGCAATATCCGCAACCTGAGCGGCACGATCTCTTCCTCCAACACCCAATACGTCGCCAGCTTCGCCCTGGGGTCCAGCAGCGACCGGCTGCCCTCGGGGAAATTCGGCCAGACGGCCGTGGACTCGGCCACGGGGACCTTATACGTCACAGAGAAGAACGAAAGCGACACGCGCATCTGGGTGGTGTCCGGCGCCGGCACAATCCCGGAAGGGGCCACGGTGCAGCCGAGCTCCATCGTGGTTTCCGGCGATCGTGAGTGCACGGGCATCGCCGCCGGAGGCGGCGGCCAGGTCTTCGCCTACTTCAATTCCGGCAACGCCATCGGCATCGTCGACCAGATCAATGGCCCGAGGCTGAGGAAAGGCACTGCCGGCGGGTTCACGAAGGACACTTCGGTGCTCGTGGGCACGAACACCACGCTGGGGAAATACGGAGCCCTGGCTCTGGACACAGGAAACAACCTGCTCTTCGTGGCCCGGCACAATGTGGATTCCGCGGCGAGCGGAATTCCGGTCCTGGCCTTCTCCATCGGCAAGTTCAATGGCGGCGGATACAACCAGGGGCCGGATTTCTCCCTGGGGACCGCCGCGGACCAGGGCAGCATCAGGGTTCTGGCGCACCCAGGCAACAAGGAATGGCTGGCCGCCCTGAATGCCACCGGCGAGGCGCCCGCCAACGTGATCCACATCTGGAAGCTTCCGCGCGATAGCGCCTCGACCGTGAAGATCAAGAACATCACCTCGGCGCTCTTCAAGGGCATCGCGTTCGACGGAAACAATTGATGCTGCAATTGCGGCTGCTGGCCCTGCTGTTCCGGGATGTGCTTCGCGACATCCTGCGGCACCGGGGACAGCACGCGCTGGCCGTGATCACACTGGCCTCGGGGTTGCTGCTGGCCGGCGGCGGATTGCTGCTGGTGGAGGGGCTGGATCGTTGGGTGGACCGCCTGGAATCCATGGCCAAGATCACCATGTACGCCGCTGAAGGCACGCATCTCGACGAAGCGGAAGCGCGCCTCAAACGCGACCCCAGGTTCGTCTCGGTCCGCAGGGTCTCCTCGGCCGAAAACACCCGGAGTTTCCTTGCCACCACCCGCGAAGCGGGGCTCATGCTCCAGAGCCTCGGACAGGAGGCGCTGCCCGAAAGCCTCGAATTGACCCTCCGTCCGGAGCTGCTGCCCGCGAAAAAAGCGATGGCCGTGGGTGAAAGCCTGAAGGAAGTCCCTGGCGCCGGGGATGTCGTGGTGGACCAGGAGCGGCTGGAAGCCATGCAGCGCAACGGCCGCGTGCTGCGGAACGCCCTTTCGAGCCTGGGCCTTCTGCTGCTGCTGGCGGCGGGATTCGCCACGGGAAATGTGATCCAGATGACAGTCCAAGCGCGCAATGATGAGATTTCCATCATGCGGCTGGTGGGTGCAACCGAAGCATTCATCCGCCGTCCCCTCATCCTCGAAGGAGCGGTGCTTGGCCTTGCAGGCAGTGGTCTCGCCCTCACGGGGCTCTTCGCGGCCTGGCTTCCTGTTTCCAGGGGCTGGGGCGGCATCTCCCCGTTTCTAGTGAATCTCGCCCGGGAAGGATTTTTTTCATGGCGCAGCATCCTGGTATTGACCGTCGTGGGGGCCGCCACTGGCGCGGCCGGCGCGGCCTGGGCCTTCCGTGCCACCCAGAAGGAAGAGCGCCAGATGCAAATCGCCATGGAGCGAACCAGCTAAGCAGCGCCCACAAGGCCGCCTGCTTTTTCTAAAGAGGGAGCACACATGATGCGCAAGCAGGAAGCCCTTGACTACCATTCCCAGGGCCGCCGAGGAAAGATCGAGGTGGTCCCTACCAAACCCACCAGCACCGCGCGGGACCTGGGGCTGGCCTACACGCCCGGCGTAGCCGAACCCTGCCTGGAGATCGAGAAGAATCCCGAGGACGCCTACAAGTACACGGCCAAGGGGAACCTGGTGGCGGTCATCTCCAACGGCACCGCGGTGCTGGGGCTGGGACACATCGGCGCGCTGGCCGGCAAGCCGGTCATGGAGGGGAAAGGCGTCCTGTTCAAGCGTTTCGCGGACATCGACGTGTTCGATATCGAAGTCAATGAACTGGACACCGAGAAGTTCATCCAGATCGTCAAGGCCCTGGAACCCACCTTCGGGGGCATCAACCTGGAGGACATCAAGGCGCCGGAGTGCTTTGAAATCGAGAAGCGGCTCAAGGCGGAGATGAACATCCCGGTCTTCCACGACGACCAGCACGGCACCGCGATCATCTGCACCGCGGCGCTGTTCAATGCCTGCGAGCTGGTGGGGAAGAACCTCGGCGAGCTGAAGGTCGTGTTCAGCGGGGCGGGAGCGGCGGCCATCGCGTGCGCCAACATGATGATCGCGGCCGGCGTGAAGCTGGAAAACCTCTGGCTCTGCGACACCAAAGGCCTCGTGTATGAAGGCCGGACGGAAGGGATGAACAAGTACAAGGAGAAGTTCAAGAAACCCACGGCCGCGCGCAGCCTCGGGGACATCATCCCGGGCGCCGATGTATTCGTGGGCTGCTCCGCCAAAGGCGTGCTGACGCCGGAAATGGTGCTTTCCATGGCGCCGAACCCCATCGTCTTCGCCATGGCCAACCCGGATCCGGAAATCGACTATCCGACCGCCAAGGCCGTCCGCAGCGACATCATCATGGCCACCGGCCGCAGCGACTACCCCAATCAGGTGAACAACGTCCTGGGCTTCCCGTTCATCTTCCGGGGCGCCCTGGATTGCCGGGCCACGGAAATTAACGAGGCCATGAAGCTGGCCGCTGCGAAAGCGCTGGCGGCCCTCGCGAAGGCGGACGTTCCTGAAAGCGTGTCGAAGGCTTACGCCGGGCAGAAGTTCACCTTCGGCCGCGAATACATCATTCCCAAGCCATTCGATCCCCGCGTGCTGCTCTGGGTCGCCCCGGCCGTGGCCAAGGCCGCCATGGACACCGGTGTGGCCAAGGCGCCCATTGCCGATTTCACCAAGTACGTCGAACACCTGGAGGGGCTGCAGGGCCGCAGCAAGGACGTGATCCGCACGGTGCTGCACCGCGCCAAGGAAGACCCCAAGCGCATCGTCTTCCCCGAAGGCGACCACCCGCAGATCCTGAAGGCCTGCCAGACCATGGTGGATGAAGGCATCTGCATTCCGATCCTGCTCGGCCACGTGGATAAGATCCGCAGCCTCATCGCGGAGCTGCATCTCGATCTTCGGGATGTGGAAATCCTGGATCCGGAATTGGTGGAGTGGCGGCCGGCCGCCGTCGAGCTCTATTACGAGCTGCGAAAGCGCAAGGGCGTCACGCGCTTCGAGGCGGACCGGCAGACCATGCGCCGCATCGTCTTCGGCGCCCTGATGTGCCGCATGGGCCGGGCGGACGGCCTGGTGTCGGGCCTGACCCAGCACTATCCCGAGACCATCCGACCCTGCCTTGAAATCATCGGTCCGAAAGAGGGTGTGCGGAAAGTCTGCGGTGTCTACACCCTGGTGCTCAAGAACCGCGTGGTCTTCTTCGCGGACACCACCATGAATGTCGAACCCACGGCCGAGGAACTGGCGGAGATCGCGATCCTCACCGCGGATCTGGCGCAGAACCGGTTCGGCATCGAACCGCGGGTCGCCATGCTCTCCTACAGCAATTTCGGCAGCGTCACCCATCCCATCGCCAAGAAGATGCAGGAGGCCGCCCACCTCGTGCAGATGCAGCGCCCGGACCTCCATTGCGATGGTGAAATGCAGGCCGACACGGCCCTCAGCGCTGACATCCTGGCGGAGAACTATCCCTGGGCCGATGTCCAGGGCGGCGCCAACGTGCTCATCTTCCCCGGCCTTTCGAGCGGGAACATCGCCTACAAGCTCATCCAGCGCCTTGCCGGGGCCGAAGTCATCGGCCCCATCACCTGCGGCATGAAACAGCCGACGAACATCCTGCAGCTGCACAGCGACTTGAATGACATCCTGCACCTGACCGCGTTGACCGTGGTGGAGGCGCAGCAGAAGGCTTGATCGATCGGGGGCGGTGGGGCGCGAGGGCGCTTCACCGCCTCATCCGCGTTCCAGCTTCTCCATCCATTTCACGAGCTCTGGATCGCTCCCATCGCTGCGGTCCATGGCCGCGCGGAAATCATCCAGGGCCTTCACCGCTTCGCCGCGCCTGAGGTGGACCAGGCCGCGTTCCTTGTAGGGCAGGCTATCGTCCGGGTCGAGGAGCTGGAGATGGGTGGAAGTCCACAGGGCTTCCTCCCAGGCTCCGGATTTCATGAAACGCAGATGCAGGTTGCGGACCAGGCGCGTGATGATGGCGCGGTGGGGCGTGGGTTTCAGCATGTCGGGTTTGAAGCTGACCCGGTTCGAAGTCGCCCGGGCGACCAGGTCCGCGGCCTCCTCTTCGCCGACGGCGCGGCCGCCGTGGAAAGGATCAATGCAGAGCAGTCCTCCGGTTGACCGCAGCCCCGCGAGAAAATGGCCAGGCAGCCCGATGCCGACGGCATCCAGGCCCAGGCGCCTGGCCACGTCGATCCAGACGATTGAAAGGGAAATCGGCAGGCCGCGCCGACGCGAGATCACCAGGGGCAGCACCGCGTTGCGGGGATCCTCATAGGACTCCCGGTCGCCACGGAGGCCCACGTGGCGGAAGAGATAGTCATTCACCGCGTCCAGGGCCTCCATCGTGTCCCAGGGCAGGGGCATGCGCCCCGCCAGCCGATCGGCCCAGTGTTCGAGCAGGCCCAGGCACGGGCTCGGATCGGGATCCTCCAGCAGCGGTGCGACGGCGTGCATGGCTCCTTCCGCCAGCTGTCCGCAGCCTGGATCGCGCAGCAGGAACTCATGGAGAGACATCCGGAACTACCTGCCGCCGGCGCGGGCGCGCCAGACCCGGCCCACGATGAAGGCGAGCAGCCCGATGCCCATGGCCCAATACACCAGGGGGGTGAAGCTGCTGGTGGCGGCTTCCACTTTTTTCTTTTCCTCGGCCTTACGGATGTTCTCTTCGATGGAGAGCTTCTGCCGGATGTCGCGGGCATCCGCGACAGCTTTCTTCTGGGACTCCCGCGTCTTCTCAAGGTCCTTCACCGTGGGGTCCTGGCCTTCGGGCGCGTTGTCCTGGGTGTCCTGCAGGATGAAAGCCGAGTGGTTCACGGCCTGGAGGCGCGGGCGCCGATGGCGGTTGCGGGAGGGTCGACCGGAAGAGGCCGGTTGGAAGCTGCCCTCTTCGGGGACCTGCTCGTGATCGCCGGCGCTGTAGTCCAAGGATTCAGCAAGATCCTGGATATCCTGGCGCATGCCTTGCATTTCGCGGTGTTGCCGGTTGAGCAGCCCGCCATGGAGCCACAGCAGGCCCACCTGCGCGGCGAGCACCGCCACCAGGGCCGATTGAATCCAGACAGGCTGCCGGGGGTGTGGCGACTCGTTCATCATGCATCCCTTCCCAGAATCAATAGGGTACGGTCATCCCGGTTCTGAGTCTCGAATTTCGCGACGTCCTGGAACACCGCTTCGCAGGCGGCCCTGAGGCTTCCGACCCCCCAGAGCCGCTGCAGTTGCATGCGGAACCGGTCCAGCCCGTATTGCTCGCCCTTGTGGTCCATGGCTTCCGTCAAACCGTCGCTGTAGAGCACCAGCCACTCCTTGGGCTGCAGCAGGCCTTCCTGGATCTGCCAGTCGCCTGGACCTGCGGGGCGGAGGCCCAGGCCCCGGCCGTGGGGATTCAATTCCGTGGTTTCGTGCGGCTGGGTCCCCTGGACGAGCAACGCCGGAGGATGGCCGGCCCGGGCGAGCCGGTAGTGCCCATCCTCGTCCCACTCCAACAAGCAGAGGGTCAGGAAATCGCGCTGGCTCATCAAAGTGCGCAAGGTGTGGTCGAGGGAGGGCAGGATCTCCTCGAGGCTTTGGTCTTCCCGTTCCGTGGCGAACTCCAGAAGCGCGATGGACTGGCTCATGTACAGCGCACCAGCAAGTCCCTTGCCGCTCACATCGCCGACGGCCGCGAGCCAGGAGCCTTTTCCATCGGCGGAACGCCGGTGTTTCACCCAGAGCAGGTCGCCTCCGGTTTCCAGGGCGGGGTCCAGGCGGAGGGCCAGATGGAAGCCCGGGGTTTCCGGCGGTGTGGTGGTGATCATGCCTTTCTGGATGTGACGGGCCGAAGCCAGTTCCTGCTCCATGCGGCCCTGGTCCAGCAGCCTCTGGTGCAGCACCGCCGTATCGAGCACGATGCCGGCCTGGATGGCCACTTCGCGCAGGAGTTCCCGGTCCTCGCGACCGTAATTCAGT comes from Holophagaceae bacterium and encodes:
- a CDS encoding DUF4388 domain-containing protein; this encodes MSQGLIQGSMREAPLPDIIQLVSQGSKTGCFNVVDDSRRAKIYLKDGRIIHAVSSTTEGLDAFYEVALWLDGSYTFEEGDQNISPTITKPNASILMEMGRRMDEWRVISQKITSLDLYPISMLLPGETPTGVNPREAKLLGIVTGWYSVAELAEVTQKPVLTVAKDLYGLAMAGHITLKGVRSGKRPVIDVPNAPAAQPEPAAEPVQASSEPPKQEAPQGFPLAEDSGAFPSAIASGPISTPPPVSAAPTHHITVPAPPMDPVRMAKYTAFTQRISVTAKQVLPVEHHEMVNRLQAKATQSLLSGGGPDAVKEMALGVSRSAVDAGADAELVKSLNAQLKALFSSK
- a CDS encoding NADP-dependent malic enzyme; the protein is MMRKQEALDYHSQGRRGKIEVVPTKPTSTARDLGLAYTPGVAEPCLEIEKNPEDAYKYTAKGNLVAVISNGTAVLGLGHIGALAGKPVMEGKGVLFKRFADIDVFDIEVNELDTEKFIQIVKALEPTFGGINLEDIKAPECFEIEKRLKAEMNIPVFHDDQHGTAIICTAALFNACELVGKNLGELKVVFSGAGAAAIACANMMIAAGVKLENLWLCDTKGLVYEGRTEGMNKYKEKFKKPTAARSLGDIIPGADVFVGCSAKGVLTPEMVLSMAPNPIVFAMANPDPEIDYPTAKAVRSDIIMATGRSDYPNQVNNVLGFPFIFRGALDCRATEINEAMKLAAAKALAALAKADVPESVSKAYAGQKFTFGREYIIPKPFDPRVLLWVAPAVAKAAMDTGVAKAPIADFTKYVEHLEGLQGRSKDVIRTVLHRAKEDPKRIVFPEGDHPQILKACQTMVDEGICIPILLGHVDKIRSLIAELHLDLRDVEILDPELVEWRPAAVELYYELRKRKGVTRFEADRQTMRRIVFGALMCRMGRADGLVSGLTQHYPETIRPCLEIIGPKEGVRKVCGVYTLVLKNRVVFFADTTMNVEPTAEELAEIAILTADLAQNRFGIEPRVAMLSYSNFGSVTHPIAKKMQEAAHLVQMQRPDLHCDGEMQADTALSADILAENYPWADVQGGANVLIFPGLSSGNIAYKLIQRLAGAEVIGPITCGMKQPTNILQLHSDLNDILHLTALTVVEAQQKA
- a CDS encoding transglutaminase family protein: MSLHEFLLRDPGCGQLAEGAMHAVAPLLEDPDPSPCLGLLEHWADRLAGRMPLPWDTMEALDAVNDYLFRHVGLRGDRESYEDPRNAVLPLVISRRRGLPISLSIVWIDVARRLGLDAVGIGLPGHFLAGLRSTGGLLCIDPFHGGRAVGEEEAADLVARATSNRVSFKPDMLKPTPHRAIITRLVRNLHLRFMKSGAWEEALWTSTHLQLLDPDDSLPYKERGLVHLRRGEAVKALDDFRAAMDRSDGSDPELVKWMEKLERG